The Desmonostoc muscorum LEGE 12446 genome includes a region encoding these proteins:
- a CDS encoding diflavin flavoprotein has product MVALTQPTQVIPNPGRLTIETVEIAPETTAIRCLDWDRERFDVEFGLRNGTTYNSFLIQGEKVALVDTSHSKFEQLYLEIVAGLIDPAKIDYLIISHTEPDHSGLVKNILQLAPSITVVGAKIAIQFLENMIHQPFKSKLVKSGELLDLGNGHQLEFISAPNLHWPDTILTYDHKTCTLYTCDVFGMHYCDDHTYDENFEIIEEDFQYYYDCLMAPNARSVLAALKRIEKLEIKTVATGHGPLLKEYIPEWLGRYQNWSLEQAKTETLVALFYVEDYGYSENLVRAIAHGIAKTGVAVELVALNNAEPQEVRELVDQAAGLVIGMPPQSSDVAQAAFNIILAAAHNKQAIGLLESGGGEDEPVFPLRNKFQELGLIEAFTPILVKEIPTKATEQLCDEAGTDMGQWLNRDRTIKQIKSINSELEKSLGRISTGLYILTAKKGEVQSAMLASWVTQASLNPLGVAIAVAKDRAIESLMHVGDRFVLNILEEGRYQGLMKHFLKRFAPGADRFAGIKTYPAATNESPILAEALAYLECEITSRMDCGDHWVIYSTVQTGRVAKVNGLTAVHHRKIGNHY; this is encoded by the coding sequence ATGGTCGCACTCACACAGCCTACTCAAGTTATTCCTAATCCCGGACGTTTAACAATTGAAACTGTTGAAATTGCTCCGGAAACGACTGCTATCCGTTGCCTTGATTGGGATAGAGAACGTTTTGATGTCGAGTTTGGTTTACGGAATGGCACGACCTATAATTCTTTCTTAATTCAGGGAGAAAAAGTAGCCTTAGTTGATACTTCTCATAGCAAGTTTGAGCAGTTATATCTGGAGATAGTGGCAGGATTAATTGATCCAGCTAAAATTGACTACTTGATTATTAGTCACACCGAACCAGACCATAGTGGCTTAGTAAAAAATATTTTACAACTAGCTCCTTCCATTACCGTTGTTGGTGCGAAGATAGCTATTCAATTTTTGGAAAATATGATTCACCAGCCTTTTAAATCCAAGCTGGTAAAAAGTGGCGAGTTATTAGATTTAGGCAACGGACATCAACTAGAATTTATCTCCGCTCCTAACTTACACTGGCCTGATACAATCTTGACTTATGACCACAAAACCTGCACTCTTTACACCTGTGATGTGTTTGGAATGCATTACTGTGATGACCATACTTATGATGAAAATTTCGAGATCATCGAAGAAGATTTTCAATATTACTATGATTGTCTGATGGCTCCCAATGCTCGGTCTGTATTGGCAGCTTTAAAACGAATTGAAAAGTTAGAAATAAAAACAGTTGCCACAGGACACGGGCCTTTATTAAAAGAATATATTCCAGAATGGCTGGGACGCTATCAAAATTGGAGTTTAGAACAAGCCAAAACAGAGACATTGGTGGCTTTGTTTTACGTGGAAGATTATGGATATAGTGAAAATTTAGTAAGAGCGATCGCACATGGAATTGCAAAGACAGGTGTGGCGGTAGAATTAGTAGCTTTGAATAATGCCGAACCTCAAGAAGTGCGAGAATTAGTTGACCAAGCTGCTGGTTTAGTTATTGGAATGCCTCCGCAATCATCAGATGTGGCTCAGGCAGCTTTTAATATTATTTTAGCCGCTGCTCATAATAAACAAGCAATTGGTTTATTAGAGTCGGGAGGTGGAGAAGATGAGCCTGTTTTTCCCTTACGCAATAAGTTTCAAGAATTAGGATTAATTGAAGCCTTTACCCCAATTTTAGTTAAAGAAATTCCCACCAAAGCAACAGAACAACTTTGTGATGAAGCGGGGACAGATATGGGTCAATGGTTGAACCGCGATCGCACCATCAAACAAATCAAATCAATTAATAGCGAATTAGAGAAATCCTTAGGGCGGATTAGCACAGGATTATATATTCTCACCGCCAAAAAAGGGGAAGTTCAAAGTGCAATGCTGGCTTCTTGGGTAACACAAGCAAGTTTGAATCCCTTAGGCGTAGCGATCGCCGTAGCCAAAGACCGCGCCATAGAATCATTGATGCACGTTGGCGATCGCTTTGTCTTAAATATTTTAGAAGAAGGCAGATATCAAGGATTAATGAAACATTTCCTCAAGCGTTTTGCTCCCGGCGCAGATCGCTTTGCTGGAATCAAAACATACCCTGCTGCTACCAACGAATCCCCCATTTTAGCTGAAGCCCTGGCTTATCTCGAATGTGAAATCACCAGCCGCATGGATTGTGGAGATCATTGGGTGATTTATAGCACTGTCCAAACCGGCCGAGTTGCCAAAGTCAACGGACTCACCGCCGTCCATCACCGCAAAATTGGCAATCATTACTAA
- a CDS encoding phosphate-starvation-inducible PsiE family protein yields the protein MYKTAQDTPIPTYEIHRKRIVQTLELIQDLIVISLCLGLFCFMVIQVRDMFFSLLPPLDFHIVTADILFLLILVELFRLLIIYLQEQRISIGVAVEVSIVSALREVIVKGVLETNWSQILATCAFLLVLGIILVVRVWLPPTFEGIDPEQAMSKRYKNRVKSELVESNGS from the coding sequence ATGTATAAGACTGCTCAAGATACCCCAATTCCCACCTATGAAATCCATCGCAAACGCATCGTCCAAACCTTGGAATTGATTCAAGATTTGATTGTGATTTCTCTGTGTCTCGGTTTATTTTGCTTCATGGTAATTCAGGTGAGAGATATGTTTTTCTCCCTGCTTCCCCCACTGGATTTTCATATTGTTACTGCCGATATTCTCTTTTTGCTCATCTTAGTTGAGTTGTTTCGACTGCTGATTATTTACTTGCAAGAACAACGAATATCTATTGGTGTAGCTGTAGAAGTCTCCATTGTTTCCGCCTTGCGAGAAGTCATTGTTAAAGGAGTTTTAGAAACTAATTGGAGTCAAATTTTAGCCACTTGTGCCTTTTTATTAGTTTTAGGAATAATACTCGTTGTTCGAGTTTGGCTACCCCCCACCTTTGAAGGCATTGATCCTGAACAAGCAATGTCTAAACGCTATAAAAATCGAGTCAAATCGGAATTAGTCGAAAGTAATGGGAGTTAG
- the ntrB gene encoding nitrate ABC transporter permease, with product MTLAQKRPASPRFNNGFISRLQKQFPDLIPPAIAITIFLVLWQLFAWTPGATLPGPIQVIQDTWILIFWPFYDRGGIDKGLFWQILASLQRVAISYTLAAIVGIGLGILIGVNKTMSKALDPIFQLLRTVPPLAWVPISLAALRQNEPAALFVIFITAIWPILINTAVGVTQIPQDYNNVAKVLQLSRKEYFTNILIPAALPYIFTGLRIAIGLAWLAIIAAEIVMSGIVGIGFFIWDAYQNNNVSEVILALVYIGVVGLILDKAMGWLQNKILPAEQK from the coding sequence ATGACGCTCGCCCAAAAACGCCCTGCAAGCCCTAGATTTAATAATGGCTTTATATCTCGTCTTCAAAAGCAATTTCCTGACCTTATACCACCAGCGATCGCCATCACCATATTTCTAGTTCTTTGGCAACTTTTCGCTTGGACTCCCGGTGCAACATTACCAGGGCCGATACAGGTTATACAAGATACTTGGATACTCATTTTCTGGCCATTTTATGACCGAGGGGGCATCGATAAAGGTCTGTTTTGGCAGATTCTTGCTAGTCTCCAACGAGTCGCTATTAGTTATACACTTGCGGCAATTGTGGGTATTGGCTTGGGCATTTTAATTGGTGTTAATAAAACCATGTCCAAGGCTTTAGATCCTATCTTTCAATTGCTACGGACAGTACCACCTTTGGCTTGGGTACCAATTTCTTTAGCAGCTTTACGACAAAACGAACCGGCTGCATTATTCGTCATTTTCATTACTGCAATTTGGCCGATTTTAATTAACACTGCTGTCGGCGTCACCCAAATTCCCCAAGATTACAACAACGTTGCTAAAGTTCTGCAACTTAGCCGCAAAGAATATTTCACTAATATTTTGATTCCTGCGGCATTACCGTATATTTTTACCGGATTGAGAATTGCGATCGGTTTAGCTTGGTTAGCCATTATTGCTGCTGAAATCGTCATGTCCGGTATTGTCGGCATTGGCTTTTTTATCTGGGATGCTTATCAAAATAACAACGTCAGCGAAGTTATTTTGGCTCTAGTTTATATCGGTGTTGTTGGCTTAATTCTAGATAAAGCAATGGGTTGGCTGCAAAACAAGATTTTACCAGCAGAACAGAAGTAA